TTTTGCGTGGTTTAATTATACGCCTATGCGAAACCAGATCATAAAGTGAAAGTATTAATTAAATCGTCTTTCTGCTCGAATAGATAAAAATATGATATATAAATCTTGTCTTTTTCTTTCTCGAAGACAGGGGAAAAGATTTGCTGATTTAGAATTCTTTTAGAAATCTTTAAGATTACTCTGTCTGTAAGGGCCTCGTGGAAATATTAAATCGGCCTCGTGGAAGATATTAAATTGATAACACTAAGAACTCTAGCTAtctaattaattataattattccATCTCAAATTagttgttttatttattttaaaatattttaaccgtattttttttatttttttaaaaagacatgtaaattaaaataaaaaaaatttatttcataaaaaaattaaaaaataattaacaaaaatATACTGACATTAAAAATATTTTGTATCATTGAATAAAGCGAAGTACCTTTCATCTAATGCATCCATTAGATTTCTCCTAAAAAAATGATGAAAGGCATCTAGTCGAGCAAAGTTTAATACTCCCTCCGTTTTATTGTATTTGTCATATTTAAATTTGATTAGTCAAATTGATTAAAGTTTGAgcaaaatttattaatattttataattaaataaaataaaaaagtcACTTACCGGAAAGTATATgtaatctactttaatatatcatttttaattttttaaaataatataagagtaatgTTTAATTTTCGGTTAAAATTTGGTCAATTTGACTTCTATAAAAGAAATGTGACAACTAAAAATGAACGGAGTGAGTATCTTGTAATTTTCTAATACTCGCCTTTCCCAATATTTATTAATTAGGGTGCATATagttttatatttaaaattattattttctctTATTATAATACATTATAATTTgcttattattttttttataaaaaaaatgtgaCAACTAAAAAGGGACGGGGAGAgtattttgtaattttttaatacTCGCCTTTTccaatatttattatatatatagggtgcatataattttatatttaaaagtattattttctcttattataaaatatatcttgcTTTTAATTAGGGTGCAATATTGATTATACATGATAATTTtgcttttaattttatttttcagGACTTAAGAGAAAATATATCCTTTTTACGAATAAGTGAAAGATTCAGTAAAAATATTGAAACTCAGCGGAACAAACTTCTAAACTGTCAACTAGAATTTAattgtaaaataaaaaaaaagtttAACAAATGTATGTTTTGTTTTCACATCGCTTAACAtatagaattttcaaaattttaatctaaaatatatctaacaatgatATTTCGAACAATTCAAATTACATAAATTACGTAACTAGTAACATCGCAATTAATTATATATCATATGCGATCAATGTTCTAATGTTATAAAGTATCAGTAACATCAATTGATATTGGAGTAAGAAATACTCTAAAATATGAACACAAAATATGAAAATTTTTTGTTGTGAAATAAGATATTTTGTGATATTCACCATCATACCACATACCACATTCAATATAAGTCTTGCACATATCTACAGAAATTGTATATGAATCCATGTTAAAAGAACTACCGAAATCTGTAATATAACATGCAATATAATCAAAACATAACAAATTATCGTCCAAAAAGATGGACACGGTTAACAAATTTGATAACAAGATATTTTAGAagattttatataaaaaaaattgatctcaattttattgaaaattatacAAGTGACGGCTATAATTCTAGATACATTAGTTGACTCAAAATATATTTTTTCTAAAGTTTATTTTCGAGAagataagaatatatatatatatatgtatatatattataactTTATTTGCCAATATAGACATGTTTGATATTATTTGGCGTACATATGTTTTTAATAATTCATTTCtctattattatttttttaataaatctcTCTCCTTGTTTCTTTCACGACTCAGACAGCACATCTGCTAAATGTTCATAATactgatttaatataattttgttgaagaaaatcttaatatgatctttttaatatattatttaaattttgattatttTCTGATACCGCATTAATAAATTGTTTTACCTTTCAATTTTCACAGAGACACTCTTTTCCAGCCCCAAGTATACCAAGCTTCATGGACTGAACTCTCACTCTATATAAAGGACACTTGCATGCACAGAGAACATCATCCTCATCTATCAATCTCAAAATGAAGCTCCCAACTTCATTTTTACCTTTTCTTGTTCTGTTGTCAACTTATTATATTTCTTCTTCAGCAACCAAAacaaatgattttctaaaatgcCTAGCCAAGTCTTCTGACTCTAACTCAATCTCCAAACTTGTTTACACCCCTGCTAACTCTACTTTCAATGATGCATTACTCTACTCTATTAACAACCTTCGTTTCACCAAGCCCACCACTCCCAAACCTCTAGTTATTGTCACCCCGAAAACCGAATCTCATATCCAAAATGTTATTTACTGCTGCAAGAAAACAAGTCTCGAAATGAGAATCAGAAGCGGTGGCCACAGTTTCGAAGGCCTTTCGTATGTTTCATCAGTCCCGTTTATGGTACTGGACTTGCGCAACATTAATAAGGTCACTGCTGATGTGTCAACCGCAACTGCATGGGTTGATAGTGGTGTAACAAATGGTGAACTTTACTATCATATCAATAAGGCCACGTCAGTTTATGGATTCCCATCGGGACTATGGTCTAATGTCGGTGTTGGTGGGATTATAAGTGGAGGTGGATACGGTATGTTGAGAAGGAAATATGGATTGGCTGCAGATCAAGTTATCGATGCTCGTTTAATTTGCGCTGATGGTAAAATCCTTACCAGGAAAACCATGGGTGAAAATTTGTTCTGGGCAATCAGAGGAGGTGGTGGTGGAAGCTTCGGAGTTGTTGTGTCATGGAGAGTTAATCTTGTACCTGTTCCTCCAATTGTCTCGATTTTCAAGATATTCAGAACTCTGGAACAAAACATGACCAATATTTTCTTCAAGTGGCAGTCTGTTGCACCTCTGCTACCTAAGGAACTTGATATCAGGCAAGGGACAAACTATTTAAgaaatttaattttaatcttttgacTTAACTAGTTAAGTTTATTTTATACCTTAAGCCTTGCACTTTATATCGTGATTTAAAGTTTTAAGCCCTTGATTTCTACTGAAACGAGGGACATCCTTCAATTTTTACTAAGTTTTTTTGGTTATGCCCGAAACAGGTGCACTGGAATAGTTAACACAAGTAAAACCAGCCCGCGACCTGATAAAAAGACAGTGCAAATGAGCTTTGAATCATTGTACCTAGGACGAGCCAAGGATGTTCTTGCAATACTAAAAAAGCAGTTTCCAGAGTTGGGATTGGTTAAAGAGGATGTGTATGAAGTTAGCTATATTAAAGCTATGGTATTTTTCTCGGAGTTCCCATCCGAAGCCCCGCCAGAGATTTTACTAGATAAGACTCTTTTACCTCGTCCAGCTTTCAAGGGAAGATCAGATTTCTTCAAGAAACCGATGTCTGTAAAAGGATTACAAGGCCTGTGGGATTACATGTTCCAACTTCCTGCTGGCCAAGCATACCTACAATACACTCCCTATGGAGGTAGAATGAATGAAATCTCCGCGACTGCTCTGCCATTTCCGTATAGAGCTGGCTACTTGTACATGTTTAATTTCTTTGCGATGACTCACGAGGACGAAGCTAATCGTATGGAATGGGTTAGAAAATTGGATACATATCTTACTCCTTATGTTAGTAGCAACCCTCGGAGTGCATATGTGAACTATGTGAATCTTTGGATGGGTCAGAATAATCCAACAGGAAGTACAAGTTATCTCCAGGCTAGTAAATGGGGAAAGCGTTACTTTGGTGCTAATTTTGATAAGTTGGTTCTGGTGAAGTCAATAGCTGATCCTTTCAACTTCTTTAGACATGAGCAGAGTATTCCTGTTTTTTCACTTTGGTCCGATATGTAGATTGGTCCGTTCCTTGTCTTTTAAGTTGTTTTTGCTGGAATGTTTGTgtttgttttgagtctgtttgAAGATAGGATGTATTTGCACCTTCAAGCTCTAATAAAAGTACGTCAATAAGATCTTGTAATTTTGTTATTGCCCTTACCTATAATGTCGTAATTTTGAGTATTTTAGAGTATAGTTTGGTTTGGTGGAGCTGAGAAAATGACAATCATATATGAAAACTTGTTATGCCATATAACTATAATTATAGCATCAGATGTTGgcatgttttattattattattttaataataataattattgtatgggttacatataaatatattaattatttattttattggGTTAAATTAAATGATCAAATAAGAAACACAATTAAAAGACAATAATCTTCCCCTTTGAGTTTGAGAATAATCAAAAAAGGAACGTATATGATAATCCAATGGTAGGCCTTCATGAGTTGCGCCTGACAGGAATTCCAATTCGGTAATAAGTTTTATTGTATGAACCTAATAAGTAAATACCCAATATCAGGACTTAAGCATAACCCATGGACTTAAGCATGTTAATTACATAACTCAATTACCAATCTAAtaaaagttgattcatcaagtggcctGGTAAAGATGTCTGTAAGTTGTTgctcacttagaacaaaatg
The window above is part of the Apium graveolens cultivar Ventura unplaced genomic scaffold, ASM990537v1 ctg7820, whole genome shotgun sequence genome. Proteins encoded here:
- the LOC141704423 gene encoding monolignol oxidoreductase AtBBE-like 13, which encodes MKLPTSFLPFLVLLSTYYISSSATKTNDFLKCLAKSSDSNSISKLVYTPANSTFNDALLYSINNLRFTKPTTPKPLVIVTPKTESHIQNVIYCCKKTSLEMRIRSGGHSFEGLSYVSSVPFMVLDLRNINKVTADVSTATAWVDSGVTNGELYYHINKATSVYGFPSGLWSNVGVGGIISGGGYGMLRRKYGLAADQVIDARLICADGKILTRKTMGENLFWAIRGGGGGSFGVVVSWRVNLVPVPPIVSIFKIFRTLEQNMTNIFFKWQSVAPLLPKELDIRCTGIVNTSKTSPRPDKKTVQMSFESLYLGRAKDVLAILKKQFPELGLVKEDVYEVSYIKAMVFFSEFPSEAPPEILLDKTLLPRPAFKGRSDFFKKPMSVKGLQGLWDYMFQLPAGQAYLQYTPYGGRMNEISATALPFPYRAGYLYMFNFFAMTHEDEANRMEWVRKLDTYLTPYVSSNPRSAYVNYVNLWMGQNNPTGSTSYLQASKWGKRYFGANFDKLVLVKSIADPFNFFRHEQSIPVFSLWSDM